One genomic region from Arthrobacter sp. YN encodes:
- a CDS encoding helicase-associated domain-containing protein: protein MSLIRALSKELEARSDDSLRALFAARPDLISPMAPDFAALAARASARVSVQRALERLNKPEMQVLETLHLCTNADTGHSISAAGLKKVIAGSTLSALDPILAKLQELALIHRADPPAGTPTTSSRQRFYLPVGSLKDVIGIYPAGLGRSYTELVRLQPAFAQRVVQLVAELHQSGAGIHPASTPMDAALALQRWTSTPEGLRSILATAPERTVGLLDKFGSWAMGAVPQAQRRASVTHESHDVGPIDWLLARGLLVPLDAGHVELPHSVGLALRGGAIVDDFTLSPPVPELGHTSAALRRNAAMGAIAEILRLTGELLFAVREQPLATLRSGGVGVRELRRLAESIRLGVHETAVLLELCAMAGLLRLDVDSSTWVQPPSLEWLNLPRQEQWLWLVNAWLASERAPSLVGQPLTGPASSAASHQGAAGTTINALSAEAQRPDAPVVRRRVLEILHELTAEAAAPDGKAPVLDARAVLQRAEWAQPRMSRRFSSLVRGILEEATLLGLMGSGALTQLGAAIADAQPEQAMTILGEHLPAAVNHILLQADLTAVAPGYLAPELSETLLLMADAEGQGPASIYRFSAATIRRALDAGQDAESLLAFLREHSATDVPQPLAYLVQDTASRHGRLRIGTSASFIQSDDETAITDLLREARTSALSLVRIAPTVLTSSASPRETARVLRELGLSPAVQEAEPAVVRFKRTTAVPGSARPVYTAPRTAPPDDDVDAQLSVLRQHRGVRSEAAGEASTQLGLETLQTAIRLKQAVTLNVVDSLGNANTETVVPVSVSGGRVRVFDPAKDTERVLSIHRIIDVEPAGELRS, encoded by the coding sequence ATGTCCCTCATTCGCGCGCTCAGCAAGGAACTGGAAGCGCGCAGCGACGATTCGCTGCGGGCTTTGTTTGCTGCGCGACCGGACCTGATCTCCCCCATGGCCCCCGACTTTGCGGCCCTGGCTGCCAGGGCGAGCGCCCGCGTCAGTGTGCAGCGGGCCTTGGAACGGCTGAACAAGCCCGAGATGCAGGTCCTGGAAACACTTCACCTCTGCACCAACGCCGATACCGGCCACAGCATTTCCGCAGCCGGCCTGAAGAAGGTCATTGCCGGGTCCACTCTTTCGGCACTGGACCCGATCCTCGCCAAATTGCAGGAACTGGCACTCATCCATCGCGCGGATCCGCCCGCTGGCACACCGACCACTTCCTCGCGCCAGCGCTTCTACCTTCCTGTGGGCAGTCTCAAGGACGTGATCGGCATTTACCCGGCCGGCCTGGGCAGGAGCTACACGGAACTGGTGCGGCTGCAGCCGGCCTTTGCCCAGCGGGTAGTGCAGTTGGTGGCCGAACTTCACCAGAGCGGTGCCGGTATCCACCCTGCCAGCACCCCCATGGATGCTGCCCTTGCGCTCCAGCGCTGGACCTCCACACCGGAGGGCCTGCGCTCCATCCTGGCAACGGCACCGGAGCGGACTGTTGGCCTCCTGGATAAGTTCGGCAGTTGGGCCATGGGCGCAGTACCCCAGGCGCAGCGGCGGGCCTCCGTCACCCACGAAAGTCACGACGTCGGGCCTATTGACTGGCTGTTGGCGCGCGGCCTGCTGGTCCCCTTGGACGCCGGCCACGTGGAACTCCCCCACAGTGTGGGCCTTGCGCTCCGCGGCGGCGCCATTGTGGATGACTTCACGCTCTCGCCACCGGTCCCGGAGTTGGGCCACACTAGCGCCGCCCTGCGCCGCAACGCTGCCATGGGGGCCATCGCGGAGATCCTGCGGCTGACCGGTGAACTGCTGTTCGCTGTGCGGGAGCAACCCCTGGCCACCCTTCGGAGCGGTGGTGTGGGTGTGCGCGAACTGCGGCGCCTTGCCGAGTCCATCCGTCTGGGCGTCCATGAGACCGCCGTCCTCCTGGAGTTGTGCGCCATGGCCGGACTGCTCCGCCTCGACGTTGACAGCTCCACGTGGGTGCAGCCGCCGTCGCTGGAGTGGCTCAACCTCCCCCGGCAGGAACAGTGGCTTTGGTTGGTCAATGCCTGGCTGGCCAGCGAGCGCGCACCTTCTCTGGTGGGCCAGCCGCTCACCGGTCCTGCGTCGTCGGCAGCCTCCCATCAAGGCGCCGCTGGTACCACCATCAACGCGTTGTCCGCGGAAGCGCAGCGACCTGATGCCCCGGTGGTCCGACGACGCGTCCTTGAAATCCTGCATGAACTCACTGCGGAAGCCGCCGCGCCGGATGGTAAAGCGCCCGTCCTGGACGCCAGGGCTGTCCTGCAGCGGGCCGAGTGGGCGCAGCCGCGGATGTCCCGGCGGTTCAGTTCGCTGGTCCGCGGCATTCTTGAGGAAGCCACGCTCCTGGGCCTGATGGGCTCCGGTGCGTTGACGCAGTTGGGCGCGGCCATTGCCGACGCCCAACCCGAACAGGCCATGACCATTCTCGGCGAGCATCTGCCCGCTGCGGTGAACCACATCCTCCTGCAGGCCGACCTCACCGCCGTGGCCCCCGGATACCTGGCTCCGGAGCTGAGCGAGACACTGCTGTTAATGGCCGACGCCGAGGGGCAGGGTCCTGCGTCCATCTACCGTTTCTCCGCTGCCACCATCCGCAGGGCGCTCGACGCCGGGCAGGATGCGGAATCGCTGTTGGCATTCCTTCGGGAGCACTCGGCCACGGACGTGCCCCAGCCCTTGGCGTACCTCGTCCAGGACACGGCGTCCCGGCATGGCCGCTTACGGATCGGCACCAGTGCCAGCTTCATCCAAAGCGATGACGAAACTGCCATCACCGATTTGTTGCGCGAGGCCCGTACGTCCGCATTGAGCCTGGTGCGTATCGCCCCGACTGTCCTGACATCCTCAGCCAGCCCCCGGGAAACTGCACGCGTGCTGCGCGAGCTGGGACTTTCCCCTGCCGTGCAAGAAGCCGAGCCCGCCGTCGTGCGTTTCAAACGGACAACAGCGGTGCCGGGCAGTGCCCGCCCCGTCTACACCGCGCCGCGGACGGCTCCCCCGGACGACGACGTTGATGCACAGTTGTCGGTCCTTCGGCAGCACCGCGGAGTGCGGTCCGAAGCGGCGGGCGAGGCGTCCACGCAGCTTGGCCTGGAGACCCTGCAAACGGCCATCCGGCTCAAACAGGCCGTCACCCTGAATGTGGTGGACAGCTTGGGGAATGCCAACACTGAAACCGTTGTTCCTGTATCCGTCTCCGGTGGACGTGTCAGGGTGTTCGACCCCGCGAAGGACACCGAACGGGTACTGTCCATCCACCGGATCATCGATGTGGAACCCGCAGGAGAACTGCGCTCGTGA
- a CDS encoding cold-shock protein translates to MPTGKVKWYDKEKGFGFLAAEDGQEVFLPKTSLPAGVTELKAGTRVEFGVADGRRGAQALGLRVLEKTPSLAKAKRMNAKDLAPMVQDLVTVLDNLSGSLSSGKYPDGNKAKAISLALRKVADELEA, encoded by the coding sequence GTGCCTACCGGCAAGGTCAAGTGGTATGACAAGGAAAAAGGCTTTGGATTCCTCGCGGCTGAGGACGGCCAGGAAGTTTTCCTGCCCAAGACGTCCCTGCCTGCGGGCGTAACGGAGCTCAAAGCTGGAACCCGGGTGGAGTTCGGCGTAGCCGACGGCCGCCGCGGAGCACAGGCGCTGGGGTTGCGCGTCCTGGAAAAGACGCCTTCCCTTGCCAAGGCCAAGCGGATGAACGCCAAGGACCTCGCCCCCATGGTGCAGGACCTGGTGACGGTTCTGGACAACCTTTCCGGCTCGTTGTCCTCCGGCAAGTACCCGGACGGTAACAAGGCCAAGGCCATCAGCCTGGCGCTGCGCAAGGTTGCCGACGAGCTGGAAGCCTAG